In Elaeis guineensis isolate ETL-2024a chromosome 1, EG11, whole genome shotgun sequence, a genomic segment contains:
- the LOC105038854 gene encoding PLASMODESMATA CALLOSE-BINDING PROTEIN 1 yields MGAAVEILVVVGLMMVLVGRRAVEGATWCIARSAASATALQAALDFACGAGRADCVPIQASGLCYLPNTLPAHASYAFNSYYQRSNAAPGSCDFAGTAVVSVTDPSYGSCTYPSSQSTAGGSTSSTPMNTPINAPPTPGIGGIGGGIGGLSPPGFGMAVPKYDTSYASPLLSLLLLTCIGFLLLPP; encoded by the exons ATGGGAGCCGCGGTGGAGATACTCGTGGTGGTGGGTCTTATGATGGTGTTGGTGGGAAGAAGAGCGGTGGAAGGGGCGACGTGGTGCATCGCGCGGAGCGCGGCAAGCGCGACGGCGTTGCAGGCGGCGTTGGACTTCGCTTGTGGAGCCGGCCGGGCGGACTGCGTGCCCATCCAGGCGAGCGGGCTGTGCTACCTGCCCAACACCCTGCCCGCCCACGCCTCCTACGCCTTCAACTCCTACTACCAGCGCTCCAACGCCGCCCCCGGCTCCTGCGACTTCGCCGGCACCGCCGTCGTCAGCGTCACCGACCCCA GTTATGGATCATGCACGTACCCTTCATCTCAAAG CACTGCAGGAGGCTCAACATCCAGCACTCCGATGAACACACCGATAAACGCACCTCCAACACCAGGTATCGGTGGCATCGGTGGTGGTATTGGTGGGCTGAGTCCCCCAGGGTTCGGCATGGCAGTGCCTAAATATGATACCTCCTATGCTTCTCCTCTGCTGTCCCTCCTGCTATTAACTTGCATTGGCTTCCTCCTGCTACCCCCTTGA
- the LOC140850768 gene encoding uncharacterized protein: MSGKSAESAPSAGEASSSYTILRVLKEMNSGPPPPGTKGYHPAAAVNLAAAHRWVTYDSFMCVLRGLTQVSFRHSVPYADVEAQLKQLFEENPAPFAADSRFPESEVYVCVDRAPVGSLVVRMREALALGLGGVREYFDAVRLAMDVVTGEEAATELPVLFNRSIFESVFQLQWTNLCSGCGAEIN, translated from the coding sequence ATGAGTGGAAAATCCGCCGAGTCCGCCCCCTCCGCCGGCGAGGCATCATCATCCTACACCATTCTCCGAGTTCTAAAGGAGATGAACTCCGGCCCGCCGCCTCCGGGCACGAAGGGCTACCACCCGGCCGCCGCAGTGAACCTCGCCGCCGCCCACCGATGGGTCACCTACGATTCCTTCATGTGCGTCCTACGGGGACTCACGCAGGTCTCATTCCGACACTCGGTCCCGTACGCCGACGTGGAGGCCCAGCTGAAACAGCTCTTCGAGGAGAATCCCGCGCCCTTCGCGGCCGACAGTCGGTTCCCGGAGAGCGAGGTGTACGTGTGCGTGGACCGTGCGCCGGTGGGGTCATTGGTGGTGAGGATGAGGGAGGCGCTGGCGCTGGGCCTGGGCGGTGTTCGCGAGTACTTCGATGCGGTTCGACTCGCGATGGACGTGGTGACGGGGGAGGAGGCTGCGACCGAGCTGCCGGTTCTCTTTAATCGGAGCATCTTCGAGTCTGTGTTCCAGTTGCAGTGGACCAATCTGTGTTCCGGTTGCGGTGCAGAGATTAATTGA